The following proteins are encoded in a genomic region of Pan troglodytes isolate AG18354 chromosome 2, NHGRI_mPanTro3-v2.0_pri, whole genome shotgun sequence:
- the RPL22L1 gene encoding ribosomal protein eL22-like isoform X2: protein MAPKDKKPKRSTWRFNLDLTHPVEDGIFDSGNFEQFLREKVKVNGKTGNLGNVVHIERFKNKITVVSEKQFSKRYLKYLTKKYLKKNNLRDWLRVVASDKETYELRYFQISQDEDESESED from the exons AAAGACAAGAAGCCCAAGAGGTCAACCTGGAGGTTTAATTTGGACCTTACTCATCCAGTAGAAGATGGAATTTTTGATTCTGGAAATTTT gaGCAATTTCTACGGGAGAAGGTTAAAGTCAATGGCAAAACTGGAAATCTCGGGAATGTTGTTCACATTGAACGCTTCAAGAATAAAATCACAGTTGTTTCTGAGAAACAGTTCTCTAAAAG gtatttGAAATACCTTACCAAGAAATACCTTAAGAAGAACAATCTTCGTGATTGGCTTCGAGTGGTTGCATCTGACAAGGAGACCTACGAACTTCGTTACTTCCAGATTAGTCAAGATGAAGATGAATCAGAGTCGGAGGACTAG
- the RPL22L1 gene encoding ribosomal protein eL22-like isoform X1 has translation MAPQKDKKPKRSTWRFNLDLTHPVEDGIFDSGNFEQFLREKVKVNGKTGNLGNVVHIERFKNKITVVSEKQFSKRYLKYLTKKYLKKNNLRDWLRVVASDKETYELRYFQISQDEDESESED, from the exons CAGAAAGACAAGAAGCCCAAGAGGTCAACCTGGAGGTTTAATTTGGACCTTACTCATCCAGTAGAAGATGGAATTTTTGATTCTGGAAATTTT gaGCAATTTCTACGGGAGAAGGTTAAAGTCAATGGCAAAACTGGAAATCTCGGGAATGTTGTTCACATTGAACGCTTCAAGAATAAAATCACAGTTGTTTCTGAGAAACAGTTCTCTAAAAG gtatttGAAATACCTTACCAAGAAATACCTTAAGAAGAACAATCTTCGTGATTGGCTTCGAGTGGTTGCATCTGACAAGGAGACCTACGAACTTCGTTACTTCCAGATTAGTCAAGATGAAGATGAATCAGAGTCGGAGGACTAG